aaagccattggaAGTTTGATAGTGATTGCATTGAACCCATACACTGCTTTGGGGAGTACTGCCACTTTAGTGATGTTAAGTCTTCCAGTGTATGAACTATGAGATGTCTTCCCATTTaattaggtctttaatttctttcagcaatgttttctaTGTGCaaatctttcaccttcttgggtaaatttatttctaggtattttattcttctagATGCTTTTGTAAATAcaattgtttccttaatttccttttcagattgttcattgctggcatatagaaacacaactgatttatGTGTGTTGATCTTGTACCCTataactttgctgaatttattagctCTAGAAGTTTTTTGTGGATTCTTggggatttttcctttttttttattttatatttttttacttttttttttaacttttttacttaattctttcttttacttttttttttttattattcttttttttccagcagaGCCTCCTAGTGTCATAAGGATTTTTCTATATAGAGAGAATCATCTACAAATAGAGAtaggtttgttcttcttttccagtttagatgccttttctttttcttgactaattGCTCTGGCCAGAATTTCCAATGCTGAGTAACAGCAGTAAAAGAgagcatccttgttttgtttctgatcttagggggaaagctttcagtctttcccTATCACAATATTAGTTGTGGGTTTTCCCATAAATGCCCTTTATCATATtcaggaagttcccttctatccTTAGTTTGCTGAGTGTTTTTGTCATGAGAGGGTggactcataattttttttaatgaaaatttggCTCAAATCAATAAAGTGTGGACCTGAAAAAATGTGTCAgtagattttatttgaaatcttcGTCCTTCCATTCTGTTGTGGGTGACTTACTGTGATCACATTCATTTAGGTGGTGGACATAATGAGAGTTAACGTGGATAAGGTGTTAGAAAGAGACCAGAAGCTCTCCGAGTTAGATGACCGTGCAGACGCACTGCAGGCAGGAGCTTCTCAATTTGAAACAAGTGCCGCCAAGTTGAAGAGAAAATATTGGTGGAAGAATTGCAAGGTAATCCTGTTTTACTCACCTTTATATTAGAGCTTCAACAGAGTCTACAAATATTGGACTTTGATGAATCTGGGAGGTGGGTTTGACTTCCCACACATGGAAGTTGCGGTTGACTGTGAATCTGAAACACTGTGTACCTTTTCCTAGGAATCCTTCATGTTCTGTGGCTGATTTAAGAAGCATGTAGAACAGGAATGTCCAAAATCGATCACAGGCATTAGCCCCTCCTGACCCTCCACTCCAGCAGGGTCCTGAACACAGATTGACAGGAGAGGGCTGGAATTGATGGTAGTTTCCATGGAGTTCTATGAATGGCTCCAAGGTCAGGGGAAAGAAACGCTAGAAAGTCACAGTGTGCTTAGCAGAAGAGTAGAAAGCAGCCACACAAGGAACATGGCCTAAAGCAGATTTTGTGCAGTTAGCAAACAAATGTGCTGTGATTGGATCCCAATGCCTTGTTTAGAAGTGACGCTTTCAGACACAGGGCAAACTTAGTAGCCCTTACTTATGTGGAAAACTTGGATACACACACAAATGCCTACCTAGAGAtcacaaatcattttaaacatcttttaaaaagcagataagTAACCATCAGGCCCTGAGATGATTAAATTTAGGCTTTAGAAATTATCAGTTATTCAAGATTGTAATGcaccttaatttttctttcagtgaCTAGAATAGCATTATATGATACATAAGCACATTATGTctatttttgaaatgtgaaaCGGACATATGTTTTGTTACAGATGTGGGCAATAGGGATTAGTGTTGtgattattatcatcatcatcatcatcggtGAGTTAACCTGTTCTGAACTCATTGGAAAGGCTTCTCCATGTGTTCACAGATGATTGCATGTACAGGAGCTCAGACTAAACATTCCCTCAGAAGTGTCAGTTTGTTCTGagggttttaattttcttctttatttcttctttaattttctttagtaaatattttaaatacttgagTTTTGTATGATTATAAGtctaaaatgtctttcttttttctttttttttttattgttacatgGGTACGGGAACCAAAGGTCTAAAATTTCTGCTATAAACTTTAATCCTTTGAGGTTagagaaaatttatttgtttctacTGACTGACAATTCCTTTCTCTGATTACGTTTTTgtcatatatttccttttatgtagTGTAGTAGTTAAAAGCATGGACTACCTATGATCTATCCTTGTTCCACCACCATCCAGCTGTGGCCTTGGATAAgcaatttaatatttcttctggacctcattttcttcatttgtaaaatggggataataataggacCCACCATCTTGGTTTGTTGCAAAGACAAATctggttaatatataaaaagtgctTAGGATAGTACTTGGcatatactaataaaaataatagttatatagataaagtatatgtatatgcatatatatacacacatgcagatacaactaatatataatattagaGCAATGTATTGCAGTGTTTGGGAGCTATTTAGAGAAACATGACTTCCTTTCATCGATAGGCTGATATTAGTAGTAGATGTTTCCTTTTAACAAGAATGTACAGCTTGTTGGATCCTTTCTTCTGACTCTGCTCTCTTGTAGCCCTCTATAAAACATAGAGAAGTCACTAATAGGAAATCAGCCAAATCAAATTTCTGTTCACATTTAGACTGTAGCATTCAGTGTTCACTCTGTATTTGCACTGAGAGACTAAACAGctttttttccctgcttttttGCATCTCCCCTGCTTGTTAGTGTGGAGTGTCTCTTCGTGAAGAACCAGTGAAACTCAAGCCTGCTGTTCAAGAAACCTCTTCAAGACTTTTGACATAGAACCTGCTATATTATCAAGCTTACCTACTGTtttatctaaaatgtttattttatgttagTTAATGTAAAGTTCAATTGCTAGGAAATGtgcctttgttttttaatacacaCTCCACGTTAGAAGTACACACTCCACATTTTGCACAGTGCCTTTACAGATTTACATATGGGCTGATGAAGAGGACTTCTTACGTTCCAGAGTACTATAATCTAGATGTAATGTTGTCACTAATTAAATGCCATTGATCCCAGTTAAGGGAATTTGTGCCAAGTTAGTTATCCTTGTCATATGGCATTGCCTTCAGAACCACATTTTAAACCCCCGGGTAATTAAATTTCCAACTTGTGCCTTCCAGAAAGAACACTACTGCCTAACAGAAAGAACACTACTGCCTAATGCAAATCTGAGACAGTAACAGGCTGTGccttattttgatatttttctgatTCCCTTTAAGAGAATCCTCTGTGTTTTTGTAAGCACTACTGACTTTTTCGCTATACTTAAAATAAGATGCTGGTAAAGAGTTTTTGCTCTTACATTAGATATGAAGATGTTTACTTTCTTACTGTTTTGTATCACTTGctaaaaatattattgtaatCCGAAACAATAacccttttaaaaagttttttagagCTATGGCTATGACCAAAGTTTCAATTTTGCCAAAAAGTTAAATACTGATAAAATATCGTTAAGTCTGTTCCCAAcagataaattcagaaaagtgCCAAATGGAACTCAAGGTGCCTTTCAGAATTAAAATTGTAATATTGTGTGTGAACTTTCTACATCTTGACAGATCTTTCTTGCCTTTGAAATGTCGTAAATGATGCAATTCACCTTCTGATTCATCATTTTTCATGAGGGAATAGAGAATGTTTGAGCTAGACTCTGACTGCCTCATAGCTACAGACAAAGAGTTTTACCCAGCAGTTTGAATATTATCAGCTGTAGACTCCAGTGTGTTTCTAGTAATTATGTGAGCAACAATTTTGTAGCCTTTTAAGTAAGATCGTCTGTGAACTTGATCATTATCTGGCCCAGTCCTCATTGACTATAGCTTTTTGGagtttgtttcctatttttactCATATTCTACTTCCTAAATCAGTCTTCTAAATTATGCTTGCAATTAGGCATTGGTCAGGGGAGGATGACATTTTTCCACAGCGGATAGCTAACCAGAgacattttcttccttcaatgtCATAAACTGTCCACACAGGATGCTGCTTTGGAAATAGGTGTTGTCATCTGAGAGAGTTTGTCTACATGAGACTTTCAACATCAGGGTACTGGCTTAAAGATGGGAGCACAGGTATGAATGAAAACAGGCAAGGAGGCACTGAGGGAGAAACACAGACTTTACTCCTCTGTGGCCCACTGTCAGTAGAAAGTTCTAAAATTCTTGTTCACATGCTATTACAAAGCAACAATAGCTTAGGTGCACCAGGACACGGGTTCTAGTTCTCTGGTCTCTGTTCCCCTGACATCACTGAAATGATTTAACATTGAAGATGTGCCTTGCAGTATGCCTAGCTGTGAGGAGAAAGCAGCTGTCAGTGTCGGGACATTAGCCCACCCTCAGCACAGGGTCTCTGGCCAAGTCTGACTGTGAAACCTTGGTGCTCTCTCCTTGGCCTCAATGCTCAGTCCCACGTAACCCACTGGCTCCTGCATTAACCCAGGAATACCTCGCTTATATATGTGCATTTAGCTGGGAACTTGCCCACTATAATGACCTGAATAAAGTGTTTATAAACATGATTCTGGCTCCTGTGTTTCTTGTAGAGGAATAGTTGTGCCTGGTCCAAGTCCTAAAAATGTCATTCCTTGCTGCTTCCCCTACCTTTCCCTTATAAGCCCCCAAACTacactttctcttctctctctctagtCCCCTCTCTGGGTATTCCATTTTCTAGTACCCAGCACTTCCCCATACCCAAGTGGATAGAAGCAAAACACTCCCTTTGTGAAAAGTGCTTTGCAGTGTAGGAGATGAACAGGAAACTGGCTTTCACATGATCACGAAAATGCTTAGGATTTGGCTTTTGACTTTCTTAAATGTATAGTCTTTTGAAAGTGATGTGCAGAACTGGCCGGATGTGTGGTAGACTAGATAGATGCTGACATGGGATAGATAAGTTTGGATGGGTGAGGAACAGTCTCCAAACACATGGCTCTCGTTTTGattctatatatcttttttccccataaataTACTCCCACTCTTACACTGTGACCCCTTGGAAACAATATAATATGGGAGGAAGTAGACTTTTGTGTGTATAACAGAAAAATCCAAACCCCCTTCCCTAATTACAAGCTCCATGGTGATATTGCCCTTCCTAACTTTGACTTCATCTCACCCCACTCTCCTACCCTCTCTGTCTCCAGGCAGAGACTTTCAACATCAGGGTATGTTGCTTAAAGATCAGTGTTCAAGTATGAATGAAACAGGCAAGGAAGCGTGGAGGGAGAAACAGACCAGAACtaagtttgtttccttttctcagCAACAAACTTTCTTCTCTTCGGGGCCACTGCAGGTGCTGTTCTGCTCTGTTGGGCCCATTTCCCCACTCGTGGCAGGCTCCTCTCATCACTCAAGGTTTAACTTTGCCTTCTCAAGGGCCTTCCCTGGTCACCTGGCTAATGCCACTCTTGCCTCCTTCACCCTAGACATCTCTGTCCCAGTCACACTTGATCTCATTAGCTTGTTTCGTATTCTACGCAGCACATTAGACTTTCTGAATTTACTTTATGGGGTCGTTTGCATGTCTTTCATAAAATTTAGACTCCCTGAGTGGCAGGGACTTTTATCCACCATTCTATCCCCAGGTATTACAATCATCTGTGCTCAGATACTcactcaaatatttgctgaatgaatgcaaTTTGACAGAACAGCTTTGGAGGCAAGAGATGCAATCTGGACTATGAATAAGTTGGTTTATCCAGTACAGAACATGAACAATCGCCCACTTGACTTTCCCCCTCTTCCGTTACGTGCAATTCCTTTCATTTACGCAACAAATATTGAGTATTTTTGATGTACCAGGCAGCACAGAGAGGCAGAGCTCTGCACTGTACCTTTCACTTCCTACGAGGTGAGATACGATCTCAAATGAGCTTTCAGACTGgtggttatttttccttttctgaaacgGAGTACCTTTTACATACACTTGTCTTCGTCCAGTTTTTAGGAACAGAGAAGTGTTTAAATACCGCCGTCAAAATTCCGTGTCTGAAAGTCGAGTTGGATTCAATACAGCCCGGCTCCTCCAAGCCCGCTCCTTGGTCAGAGGGCAAGAAGGTTAGTAGAGATAAAAACGACAGGAACCCAAGTACACGCCCAGAGCACTTCTAGGTCCAGCGCCGCCTTCCGCTTGCCCGCTCCCGCCAGGGCGCTTCCCCAGTCAGCCCGGCAGCCAGAGCCACCTGCTGCCTCGGGAGCGCCCgtcccccgccccggcccctctcgccccgccccggcccctctcgccccgccccggcccctctcgccccgccccggcccctctcgccccgccccggcccctctcgccccgccccggcccctctcgccccgccctgcccctctcgccccgccccctgcctctCACGTGGAgccgcgcccgccccgcctccgGGGTCCCGCCCCCTCGTGACTGGCAGCTCCGGCGCCCCGTCTCTGCGGCTCTGGCTCCAGCGGCCCCTCCCCAAGCGCCGCGCACGAGACCGGGCACTCAACTCGCGCGGCCTGGGCAGGCGCCTCCTCAAGGCCGCTCCGCCCCCTGCCCACACGCCGCCTGCCGGGATTGGCCCGGAGCTGTCCTCGGCCCGACCCGCGCGTTATGTAACGTGCTCCGGGGTCCTCGCCCCCACCCCGTCGCCTTGGGTTATGTAACCCGGGGCGCCCCAGCTCGGGCCCCGCCCTGGGGCCAATGGGGGCCCGCCGAGCCCGCCGGGCGGCCAATCgcgcggcccggggcggggcggggtcacGCGGCGCGTGGGGGCGCGGCGCCGGCGGCGGCCGCCCGGCACGCGGCTGGCCTCGGGACTGCGCGCGGCGCGGCCCGGCGGGGCGAGCGGCTGCGCGCGGGGCCGCGAGCGGCGGTGGCCGGTGGGTGCCGGGCGTGGGCGGGAGGCCTGGGGACGGCGCCCCGAGCCCTGCCCTCCGCTCGGAATCCCCCGGAACGTGGCGCTGCCGAGCTGCCCCCTCGCCCGGGCTCCGTTTGCCGGCGCACGCCGACTTTCCTCAGCTGGCGGGGGCAAACTTGTGTCCCGCGTGAGGGCCCGCGCGCCGGGGAGCCGCAGCCAGTCCGGTTTCGGGCGTGGAGTTGTCCGTTTCACTCGCCTCTTGTCCCCTTTGTCTCCTCTCCCCAGGCCGGACTCCCAGGAGCGGAGAAATCGCAGAACATTTCACGGAAATGCCGGGGAGAAGAGCCCCGCTAGGATGAACGTAGGCCAGTAATTGCTGGCTTGTGCTGGCTGCTCATTCTCCAAGGGGATGGTATGGACCAAAGTGAGGAATCCGTGTCTGTCGCTGATTGCACAGTGAGAGAGAAGCCAGCCGCGGACTGAGGCCGCCCGGCAGGACATGGACCCCTGTGAAGATCTGGAGATGCCCGGCGGGAAGGCTCCTGACCCCCGGCGACTGGAGGCCCACGAAGAGGCTCTGTGTGGAGAGTCTGAGATGTGGAGCCCCAAGTTCCAGCTGCAGAGGAAATACGTGGAGAGCAGCAACAGGTGACGCTCTGGCTTCATTTCCACAACCCAGGGTGTTTGTTGTCCTTCACTGGAGCAGGAAAAGGAGGATTTGagtcttttccttcttttactttcaaGGCCAGGAAAAAGTGCAGGGGGAAACTCAGGCAACTTAGGATGAAATGATCTGAGACACTGAAGAAAATCGCCAGAGAGTACCAGAAGGAGATGAAAAGTGGTTAACGTTAGCCGAGTTGGGGTTCaagtgggaagaagagaaagagggaaatgtATCAATTTCTTTGCCTTGGGCTCCCTACttgtaagaaaagaaatcataaactTGCAAACTAAATGAATTGATGCACAGAGCGCTTAGAAAGTTGCCTGGTGTGAAGGTGCAGTTTACATTCCGTAAATGTTGGCTGTAATTGTCATTGCTGTTGTGATTTTAGAACTTTTTACCTTCCAGTGAACAGCAAGATCGAAACAGAGTTTCTGAAGAACTTATAATGGTTGtccaagaaatgaagaaatatttcccATCAGAGAGACACAGTAAGCCAAGCACTCTAGATGCCCTCAACTACGCCCTTCGCTGTGTACACAGTGTGCAAGGTAAATGAGCTGGAGAAAAATCCGATCCTACAAGTGCACTAGTAGTCACATGCGACAGAGGAGTGGTCAGCAGGGTTTTAGTCACAGAAATACTTTGAGCTTTTTATGGTGCTTTATGTAAGATGAGCAGATCTATGCTGATTCCATTAGCGTCttaatttttcacatttgaaaGACCAAGAAAACCTTATTTGTGTAATAGTTTAATAACTATGCAATATTTTGCTGATTTGCTGCAAGAGAATAGAATTTGGCATAAGCACGTTTTGAAGGCTAACTTTTTAAAGGAACATTGTCTTCTGTGGATGTTaagggaaaaatttaaatacatttgacACAATACAATTACCTTTGCCTGTCATATATCAGgaatttatcaaattaaaaatgaaaagttttgaacgctttttctctttgactttttttctcaAAGGATTTCATAAAGTCAAATCCTCTTTAGCACAAGCTTCTGTGTTTCATATATGATATGGAGTTCCTAAATGCTGGAGTGATGCTTCTGccaaaaaaaatgtgtgtgtgtatttaaaattttttgttttagtacTTTAAATATATCTTGCTCCTTGTGCTGTAGAACATGCAGAATTCATACAATTCAGTATCTTAAGTTTGCACAACTATCAATATTTTCGGTAAAAGCAGAAAATGATCTGGTTTTGAGGTAGACACACTGAGGTATTCTCCTAAAAATCAATCCAGTTTGAGAGTGATAAAATGATTTCCTAAAGATATTGTTGTCACTGGAATACCTGTTTATTTCCCTGTGTTTCTTAGCAAACAGTGAGTTTTTCCAGCTTCTCGGTCAAAATGGAGCACCTCAAGCAGATGTGACCATGTACAGTCTTGAGGAGCTGGCCACTATTGCTTCAGAACACACTTCCAAAAACACAGTAAGAGTTCATGAATTTTGCCATATCAACCTGGGTGACTTTTCCTAAGGACCTTCTCTAgatgtgggtttttaaaaataataactgaaaatttcaaaaatcataaTTTGAGGTAAACAACTTAGAAACTTTAGTAAAGAGGTACTGTGTAGTTTCACCTGCCCTTGCCAAAGAAAACGCCTAAAGGCAGAGGCAGCACattgtgtgtgctgtgtgtgcagtTCACTCACTTTAGTCATGAGGTGCTTCTCTCTCCTTAGCATTCCTGAGTTCTCTGCAATTAAGAGAAAAAGTAACACTGCAGAGTAATTTCCTGCATCTTATTCTAATCTCCGAaatgttaatttctatttatatcatTCTTAGTTCCAATATCTACTACTTCAAGTTGTAACAACTGGATTTTATAGAACAGGTGAGTTGAGATGCTGtcattttttgtaaaattttggaAGAGAACTTTAGTATATCTTTTTTGAATCTCTTCTTGTTGACAGAATAATTAATCTTCATGTTTTGTTGATAAGGTGGAGGTTACTTATGTTTAGAATTCAACataaagattttataatattGGAACATGAGCTATCCCTAGTATTATAATAGTGCTTATTTAACAGACTAGTGTGTGCATAGTACTATAATAGATGctgtggagattttttttttaagtttaagaaaACATTTGTCCTTTCAGATCTTTAAGA
This region of Microcebus murinus isolate Inina chromosome 2, M.murinus_Inina_mat1.0, whole genome shotgun sequence genomic DNA includes:
- the VAMP3 gene encoding vesicle-associated membrane protein 3; amino-acid sequence: MSTGAPAGSSAAAGSSRRLQQTQNQVDEVVDIMRVNVDKVLERDQKLSELDDRADALQAGASQFETSAAKLKRKYWWKNCKMWAIGISVVIIIIIIIIVWSVSS